The stretch of DNA CGATGGTTACATTCATGCCTTCTCCGCTGGCTGTAGGGAGCTTACCTGTGTATGAGCCCATATAGTCTAACGAGGTTCTTGCATTGTGCGTATCAGCTATCAGCGTGCTGTCAGCTTTGGGCTCTTCCTGTGGTTTTTGGGAGCTGCCTCCGCAACTGTACATTAGTCCCACTACTGCAATGGCTATTAATAACTTTTTCATTTTTTCGCTTCTATTTTCTTATCCGTCTTTACTGCTACTTCATATCCCAGCTTCTCGATAGCTGCCTTCAGTTTATCAACAGTGGTTTGGCTATTCTTAAATTCGATAGTCACCGTTTTATCATCAAGGTTTACCTTCATATCGGTTACACCTTTTTCAAAAGCAATATTCTTTTCGATACGCTTCTGGCAGTTTTCGCAAGTCATCGACACCGTGAAAACTACTGTTTCTTTGTCACTCTTCAAACCTTTCTTATCTTGTGCATTTAGTGTAAAACCGGCACTAAGCATCAATATAAAAGAGATTATAAAAATTTTAGCATTCATAGTTCTAAGTTTAGTACTCTGTTATAAAACAGATGTTTATTTATAAAGTTTAAAATAATAATACTTTTTAGAGTCTGTTAAAATTTATACAGACTCTTCGTCGCTGATAAATATATATCATCTTTGCCTATTCAGCGGCTACAAAAAGTATCTCAAATATCTTTTATCCCATGTCGCAAAGACATGTCACCAGATTTCTATCACCATACGCATTATCTACGCGTGCCACGTTGATCCAGAATTTGTTTTGTTTTACAAATTCGAGCGGATAAGCAGCCTTAGAGCGTGGATAAGCATGTTTCCATTCGTCGGCACATACTTCATATTCGGGGTGAGGTGCATTCACAAGAACATTGTCTTCTTTCGAGTATGTTCCGTTTTCTACCTCCTTGATTTCTTCCCATATCTGGTTCATGGTATCCACAAAACGGTTTAGCTCCGATAAGCTTTCACTTTCGGTAGGTTCTATCATCAATGTGCCATGTACAGGGAACGAAAGAGTAGGAGCGTGGTAACCATAATCCATCAATCGTTTTGCGATATCCGATTCTGTGATACCTGATGTTTCCTTCAACTTACGACATTCAAGTATAAGCTCGTGACCTACTCTGCCTGTTGTACCTCTGTAAACTATTCCATACGTATCTTTTAGGCATTCTGCCAGATAATTGGCATTCAATATAGCAATTTTTGTGGCATGCGTCAAACCTTCTCCACCCATCATGCGGATATAGCCGTAAGTAATAGGTAATACTCCTGCGCTTCCGTATGGTGCCGATGCTACCGTATTAACGGTGCTGCCATCCACTTCGGGATGATGAGGAAGGAAGGGTATAAGGTGTTCTGCAACGCAGATAGGGCCTTCGCCCGGGCCGCCTCCACCGTGAGGAATGGCAAATGTTTTATGCAGGTTCAGGTGACAAACGTCGGCTCCGATAAAGCCCGGATTGGTAAGTCCTACCTGTGCATTCATATTCGCTCCGTCCATATAAACCTGTCCGCCTTTCTCGTGTACAATTTTGCACATCTCTCTGATCTCTTTTTCGAAGATACCATGAGTAGAGGGATATGTGATCATACAACCCGCCAGATGATCTTTATGCTGATCTGCCTTTGCTTGCAGGTCTTCTACTGCTATATTTCCGTGGCTATCGCACTCTATCGTTACGGTTTCGTATCCTGCCTGAATTGCCGATGCCGGGTTTGTACCATGTGCCGATGCCGGGATAAGGATAATATTGCGATGCCCTTGTCCGATACTTTCCAGATATTTGCGGATTGTCATTAATCCTGCATACTCTCCTGCTGCACCCGAATTAGGCTGGAAGCTTACGCCTGCAAAACCTGTGATTTCTTTCAGATATTCGCCGAGTTCTTCTATCAATTCGTTGTATCCCTGAGTTTGTGACTTAGGTGCTAGAGGGTGAATATTTTGAAATCCTCCCAACGAAAGTGGAAGAAGTTCTGACGCTGCATTCAGCTTCATCGTGCATGACCCCAAAGAGATCATCGAATGAGCCAAAGAAATATCTTTCCTATCGAGGCGTTTGATGTAACGCATCAATTCTGTTTCGGTATGATAAGAGTTGAAAACCTCGTGTTGAAGGAATTCGCTCTTACGAAGGAACTGATCATTTATTGTTATTTTTTGAGGAAGATCGTCTATCATAAACACTTCCATACGTCCTGCTGCCATAGAGAATACGGCGAGCAATTCGTGAGCCTTGTACTCTGTTATTGTTTCGTCTATGCTGATACCTACTTCTCCCGCTTCATAATAGCGCAGGTTGATGTCACGCATTTCGGCAAACTCACGAACTGTATATTGAGATACTCCGCTCGGTAAGCCTATTTTGAGTGTGTCGAAATATTGTTCGTTCAGTATTGTATATCCCAGTTCTTTCAGCTCGTCTGCAATAAGTGCTGTAGCCGAATGTATCTGAGTAGCTATGTTCCTTAAGCCTTTTGGTCCATGATATACAGCATAGAATCCTGCCATTGTGGCCAACAGTGCTTGTGCTGTACAGATATTTGATGTTGCTTTTTCGCGTTTGATATGTTGTTCACGAGTTTGCAGTGCCATGCGATAGGCCGGTTTGCCATAGGCATCTTTCGATACGCCGATGATACGTCCCGGTACATTGCGCTTAAACTCCTCCCTCGTTGCAAAGAATCCTGCCGAAGGACCTCCGTAAAACATAGGAACACCAAAACGCTGGCTGCTGCCGAATGCGATATCTGCACCCCATTCTCCGGGAGGAACAAGCAGCGTAAGTGCCATCAGGTCTGTAGCTACAGATACCTTACAGTCGAGGCTGTGTGCCTTTTCGGCAAATGCTTTGTAATCTACAATATTCCCGTTCGAGTTAGGGTATTGGATAATTGCGCCAAAAAATCCGTCTGAAAGATCGACGGTATTATAATCGCCAACTACAACTTCAATGCCCTGTGGTTCCATGCGTGTGCTGATTACAGCCAAGGTTTGCGGGAATATATTTTTATCAACAAAAAGTTTATTTACATTATTCTTTATCTGGTCGCGTGTACGGAGATTAAACATCATTGTGGCAGACTCTGCTCCGGCTGTGGCTTCGTCAAGTAGCGAACAGTTAGAAAGAGGCAATCCGGTAAGATCGCTTACGGTGGTCTGGAAGTTCATCAACGCTTCCAGTCTTCCCTGCGAAATCTCCGCCTGATATGGAGTATATGAAGTGTACCATACCGGGTTTTCGAATACGTTGCGGAAGATAGGGGCAGGGCATACGGTATCGTACCATCCCATGCCGATGTACGATGCGCAAATACGATTCTTCGACGCCATCAGAGCCATTTCCTCAGCATATTCGTGTTCGCTTAATGCTTCCGGCAGATTAAGACCGTTCTGTAATCTTATATTTGCAGGGATGGTTTGATCTATCAGTTCATCCAGCGAATTGACGCCGATTTTAGACAACATTTTTTTTTCATCTTCTGCATTGATGCCGATGTGGCGGTGTTGAAATTTTTGGGTCTCCATGGATTCTAAGTATCGTTTTATTGTAAATAAAAATTGTTTCTAGCTTCTTCTCTGATTGTGGTCAACGGCCCGTGACCCGAATATACCACTGTGTCGGGTGGTAGTTTCATCAATTTCTCTTTTATGCCGTCTATCAGTTGTTTGTGGTTGCCTCCCGCCAGGTCGGTACGTCCTACACTACCTCTGAACAATACATCGCCTACAAAAACACAACCGGCTTCCTGATTGTAGAAAACAATGCTGCCCGGCGAGTGTCCCGGTATTTGCATTACTATCAGCCTTTGATTGCCAAAGGTTACAACATCATTTTCGTTCAGATATTTTCCCACCTTGGGTATTCTCGTGTCTTCATTTGTGAAGCCAAACATTTGTAATTGGGTAGGGAGTTGTTCGAGTAAGAACTCATCACCCTTGTTGGCCATTGTTTCCAGTTTGAATTGTTCGTAAATAAAATTATTTCCGAATACGTGATCGAAGTGTAAGTGTGTATTTAGTAGATGTTTTACAACTAACTCATTGTCTAAGATGAAGTTCAGCAAAAGCTCTTTCTCATCTTGAAAAAAACAACCCGGATCAATGATAACGCACTCTTTTGTTTCATCATATGCAATATATGTATTCTCACTGATGGGGTTAAATTCAAATATTTTTACTTCCATATATATATTAGTAACTATCTGTTAAAAAAGATTCTACAATGTATAGTCATTGCTCTCGCAAAGTTACCAGTTTTTACTCAGAACTAATATTGTAGGCTTGACTTTTTATCAGTTTGATAGGAAGTTTACAAGTTGTTAACTAATTTATTATCGTCATTCTTGAAATTAGATGTTATGACAAATGGTTTAGGTGTAAAATGTTTATATTCATTTGTTTAAATCAAGTGTAATTAAGTGCTGTCTTTTAGAACTTATCCTTATCCCTTTTATGAAGGCACAGTATATTATTTCTGTTTTATTTTGTATGCACCGGCAGCGATTATTGTATTAATAGTTGTTTGGTTGTACGCCCATTTATACTTAAAAAAAAGAATGTTCTATAAGCATTAAATAAATGCGTAATGTGAATTTTGTTTAAAAGGAGTAATTTCTTAAAATATTTTTAAGCCTCAGTAGTCTACATAAATAGAGCGCTCTTAATAAATAGATTGTAAAATGTAAAACTGAATAAATTATGAGAACAAGAGGTTTTGGAATGGGATTCTTTGGTGGAAACCCTTTCGATAAAGATGCAAGAAAAGAATTTAAAGAATCATGGTCTAAAATGACAGATAGTGAAAAGTTGGAGCTTATGAACAAGCGTATGGAAGGTCTTGATAATCACGAAGACCATTTCTCTGTTGAGGCAATAGACTCCCGTTGTGAAAAGTGGATGAGTATGTCGAGCGAGGAAAAACAAGCCTTTGTTGACGAAAAGAAAAAAGCTTTCGAGTGTCGCATGCATGGTATGCACGGTATGCACGGACATTTTGGTTTTGGTCACTAATCAATAATTATATCAGAGAATCGGTTGTGATGGCATCATTGCAACCGATTTTTTTTGAAGACTAACTTCGATATCGAAACAATTTCAAAGTGTTTGAATCGGTAAGGTTTTAATTAAAAATACATGTAAATTTATCGGTTGTAAAGAAATATATCTATTATTAGCTTTGCTATAAAAATAGAATATGAAAAAAGACGATATATTTTATCAGGCATTGGTCGCTAAAGACCCTTCATTCGAAGGAACATTCTTTGCGGGAATAAAGACGACGGGTATATTTTGTCGTCCTACATGCACAGCCCGCAAGCCAAAAAGGGAGAATGTAGAGTTCTTCGCTTCTGCAAAAGACGCCATACTAAAAGGTTACAGAGCCTGTAAGGTTTGTCATCCGATGGAGAAAGCAGGGAGTACCCCCGAATATGTAGACCGTGTATTAAGGTTTTTGGACGAAGACCCATCTTTGAAGCTCAAAGATTATGATCTGTTGAAGCTGGATATAGAGCCAAGTAAAATCCGTCGTTGGTTTCTCAAGAATCATGGTATCACTTTTCATGCCTATCAGCGTATGTACAGGATAAATACAGCATTCAAAAAATTGCAGACCGGCACATCTGTCACCGATATTGCTTTCGATTCGGGCTATGAGTCTCTCAGTGGCTTCAACGATTCGTTTAAGAAGGTGTTTGGTGTATCTCCCAAAAATAGCAAAGAAAAGCAGGTCATAGACTTCACCCGTATAGAAACAGATTTGGGTACAATGGTAGCTTGTGCTACGGATAAAGGAGTCTGCTTACTCGAGTTTTCGGATCGGAAAGGATTGGAAACCGAACTGAAACAATTAGCCAAGTATCATAATGCTAATATTGTGCAGGGACAGAACAAATATTTCAAACAACTGAAAGAAGAATTGGACGCCTACTTTGAAGGGAGACTGAAAGAGTTTAAAGTTCCGTTGGATATATCCGGCACAGATTTTCAGAAACAATTATGGCAAGCACTTGTTGAAATTCCCTATGGCACTACTTCTTCTTATCTCAGACAGGCGGAAGTTTTAGGAAAGCCATCGTCGGTAAGGGCTGTGGCTAATGCAAACGGGATGAATAAAATTGCAATTATCATTCCTTGTCATCGGGTTGTGGGTTCCGACGGGTCGTTGACCGGCTATGCGGGAGGATTGTGGCGCAAACGGAAGCTTATCGATCTGGAAAAAGATAATAAACAAAAATTATCCTGAACGAAAAGGAATGTCTCTTTAGCGAGAGAGTCCTCAGTACGCTCAGGATAATGAAATTATATAGGATTAATATCCTGCGGTAAAGCGTTGGCGGGGAAATTTATGGTTCTCTATTTCGTCAACAATAGCTACAGACAGATCCTCAACAGACAGGATAGATTCTCCGTCTTTGTCGAACACAGGTTCGTCTGTACCCAATCTATACTTGCCTGTTCGTCCTGTTTTGATGCCTTGGTGCATATTGATGGCAGGCGAAAACATTGTCCAATCCAGTTCAGTCTCTTTTTTCAGGATATTCAGATAGTCTCTTGCTGCGGTAGCTCCAGGTTTTATTTCTTCGGGAAAACCTTCACTGTCCACAAGTTGTTTGCCGTCTATGTAGAGGCTGCCTGCTCCTCCGATTGTGATATAACGTTTTACACCCGCTTCTTTTACAGCTTTCTGTATTGCTTCCGATCCTTTAATGAAATCGTCGTATATATTCGGGTTAGTCCATCCGGGATTAAATGCGCTTAGCACAAGATCGTTGCCTTTAAGTGCTTCTACCAATGCTTTCGTATTTGTAACATCCAACGCAACGGTCTTGGGATTTCCGTTTTTTACCGGAATTTTATCTGTAGAGCGTGCAAATGCTGTTACTTCATAACCTCTGTTTACTAACTCTGTCAACAAGTGTGAACCTACGAAGCCTGTGGCTCCTATTAATGCTATTTTCTTCATGACTTTCTTTTTTATTGATTAATTAATTTCTTTTATACTGTATGTTTCCGTGTTACAGTTATGTTTAAATTTTTTTATTCAAATCTATTACTGAAATCAGCTAACGTTTGGTTAGCCAATCGGCTTATCATTATATCTTCAGCTTCTTTATTCAGGTCGTACAAATGCTCATTTATTTGTTTGCCAACAGGGCACTTCGGGTTGGGCGATGCCAGTTCGTTGCCCAGAATGGAATGTGTGCTTACAATCTTATATACGTCCGAGATGAATATTTCGTTGGCAGGTCTGGCAAGCATACACCCTCCGTTTTTACCCTCCTTACTTATAACAATATTATGCTTGCGAAGGTTTGATAGCTCTTTCCTTACCAATACAGGATTGATATTCATACTCCCCGCTAAAAAATCGGAAGAGAGCAGCTCGTCCGGAAACTTGGAGAGTAATACTAATATATGCATTGATATGACAAATCTGCGATCGTTCATTCTGTAATTATATTTATTACAGTACAAAGGTAGATAAAAATTTTACACTACAATATAAAAGTGAAGAAAAATATACTTTTTTCTTATAGGGAAAAGATGTTTCCTTTGTCGGTATGACAGGCAACGATCATTCGTGTAAATATTGCAGAAAACGCTTAAAATATTTTAATTGCACGGGTCTCTTGCAATTCCATCTTTACTATTTTCTCATTTAGGAATGTAATTACAAAATCTTTGGTAGGTGAATTTGTTCCGTCTGTATATGGATATATTACGGCGATAAACTCTTGTGTGCCTCCGATACTTTTACTTACGGTCTTTGATACTCTGATATTCGATTTGTCTGGGAAAATATACTGGTTGAATGTGGGTTTCCATATTTTTATAAAGGGCTTAATCGCTTTTT from Dysgonomonas mossii encodes:
- a CDS encoding bifunctional transcriptional activator/DNA repair enzyme AdaA, producing MKKDDIFYQALVAKDPSFEGTFFAGIKTTGIFCRPTCTARKPKRENVEFFASAKDAILKGYRACKVCHPMEKAGSTPEYVDRVLRFLDEDPSLKLKDYDLLKLDIEPSKIRRWFLKNHGITFHAYQRMYRINTAFKKLQTGTSVTDIAFDSGYESLSGFNDSFKKVFGVSPKNSKEKQVIDFTRIETDLGTMVACATDKGVCLLEFSDRKGLETELKQLAKYHNANIVQGQNKYFKQLKEELDAYFEGRLKEFKVPLDISGTDFQKQLWQALVEIPYGTTSSYLRQAEVLGKPSSVRAVANANGMNKIAIIIPCHRVVGSDGSLTGYAGGLWRKRKLIDLEKDNKQKLS
- a CDS encoding heavy-metal-associated domain-containing protein, which translates into the protein MNAKIFIISFILMLSAGFTLNAQDKKGLKSDKETVVFTVSMTCENCQKRIEKNIAFEKGVTDMKVNLDDKTVTIEFKNSQTTVDKLKAAIEKLGYEVAVKTDKKIEAKK
- a CDS encoding MBL fold metallo-hydrolase, giving the protein MEVKIFEFNPISENTYIAYDETKECVIIDPGCFFQDEKELLLNFILDNELVVKHLLNTHLHFDHVFGNNFIYEQFKLETMANKGDEFLLEQLPTQLQMFGFTNEDTRIPKVGKYLNENDVVTFGNQRLIVMQIPGHSPGSIVFYNQEAGCVFVGDVLFRGSVGRTDLAGGNHKQLIDGIKEKLMKLPPDTVVYSGHGPLTTIREEARNNFYLQ
- a CDS encoding NAD(P)-dependent oxidoreductase, with translation MKKIALIGATGFVGSHLLTELVNRGYEVTAFARSTDKIPVKNGNPKTVALDVTNTKALVEALKGNDLVLSAFNPGWTNPNIYDDFIKGSEAIQKAVKEAGVKRYITIGGAGSLYIDGKQLVDSEGFPEEIKPGATAARDYLNILKKETELDWTMFSPAINMHQGIKTGRTGKYRLGTDEPVFDKDGESILSVEDLSVAIVDEIENHKFPRQRFTAGY
- a CDS encoding RrF2 family transcriptional regulator, producing MNDRRFVISMHILVLLSKFPDELLSSDFLAGSMNINPVLVRKELSNLRKHNIVISKEGKNGGCMLARPANEIFISDVYKIVSTHSILGNELASPNPKCPVGKQINEHLYDLNKEAEDIMISRLANQTLADFSNRFE
- the gcvP gene encoding aminomethyl-transferring glycine dehydrogenase, with the translated sequence METQKFQHRHIGINAEDEKKMLSKIGVNSLDELIDQTIPANIRLQNGLNLPEALSEHEYAEEMALMASKNRICASYIGMGWYDTVCPAPIFRNVFENPVWYTSYTPYQAEISQGRLEALMNFQTTVSDLTGLPLSNCSLLDEATAGAESATMMFNLRTRDQIKNNVNKLFVDKNIFPQTLAVISTRMEPQGIEVVVGDYNTVDLSDGFFGAIIQYPNSNGNIVDYKAFAEKAHSLDCKVSVATDLMALTLLVPPGEWGADIAFGSSQRFGVPMFYGGPSAGFFATREEFKRNVPGRIIGVSKDAYGKPAYRMALQTREQHIKREKATSNICTAQALLATMAGFYAVYHGPKGLRNIATQIHSATALIADELKELGYTILNEQYFDTLKIGLPSGVSQYTVREFAEMRDINLRYYEAGEVGISIDETITEYKAHELLAVFSMAAGRMEVFMIDDLPQKITINDQFLRKSEFLQHEVFNSYHTETELMRYIKRLDRKDISLAHSMISLGSCTMKLNAASELLPLSLGGFQNIHPLAPKSQTQGYNELIEELGEYLKEITGFAGVSFQPNSGAAGEYAGLMTIRKYLESIGQGHRNIILIPASAHGTNPASAIQAGYETVTIECDSHGNIAVEDLQAKADQHKDHLAGCMITYPSTHGIFEKEIREMCKIVHEKGGQVYMDGANMNAQVGLTNPGFIGADVCHLNLHKTFAIPHGGGGPGEGPICVAEHLIPFLPHHPEVDGSTVNTVASAPYGSAGVLPITYGYIRMMGGEGLTHATKIAILNANYLAECLKDTYGIVYRGTTGRVGHELILECRKLKETSGITESDIAKRLMDYGYHAPTLSFPVHGTLMIEPTESESLSELNRFVDTMNQIWEEIKEVENGTYSKEDNVLVNAPHPEYEVCADEWKHAYPRSKAAYPLEFVKQNKFWINVARVDNAYGDRNLVTCLCDMG